ATTCGAACTCCGAGCCCCCTTACTCGATGCCGTCTGCGTCAATCAGGAACTCGAACGCCCGCACGTCGTCCGTCGCGACGGCCGTTACTACCTGTTCATCTCCAGTCACGACCACACGTTCGCGCCCGGTCTCGACGGCTACGACGCACTGTATGGTTTCGTCGCCGATTCGCTTCGCGGCGAGTACGAACCGCTCAACGGCTCCGGACTCGTCCTGACGAATCCGTCGAACGCGCCGTTCCAAGCGTACTCGTGGCTCGCGTTCGACCACGGTAACGAACTTCTTGCCACCTCCTTTTTCAACTACTTCGAGTTCGGCCGGCCGAGTCTCGACGAAGTCGCAGTGCTGCCCGAAGCCGAACAGCTGCGGCGCTTCGGCGGGACGCTCGCGCCGACCGTGCGGCTAAAACTCGACGGCAATCACACGAGAATCGTCGGCACCCTCGAACACGGCCACCTCCCGCTCCCCAACGAAAAGCTGCCGGAGCCGTGGTGGGGACGCGGCGAGAGATTGCCGGACGAAGGCGAGTACTGACGAGACGGACGAAACGTCCGAATTCGGCCTAAACGTCCTTCGCTATCCGTTCGACGTGTTCGCGCGATACCGACACGCCGTGGGTCTCCTCGGCGTGTCGCTGGACGAACTCGATTAGCTCCGTCTCGTTCTCCGAGCGGACGAGGAACGCGCAATCTTCGAACCCGGCGTGGATACAGCTCACCTCTTTGACCATTATTCGTCGCCTTCGGACGCGGTCGGTACGTCACGGCCGAGCATAGCCGTTTTCTCGCTCGCGTCCGCAAAGTTCTCGACGTCGCTCACTGATTCGCCAACGCCTCCCGAACTCCGTTCTTCGTAAAATTTTCGAGAAGGACGGCCTCGGACTCAAACGCTTCGTACGTCGCTTCCGCCCACTCGCGAGCGACGGAGGAGTCGGAGTCGACGAACGCCGTGAGCGCGTTCGTCTCCGGGTCGCGGACAGCGACGCCGACTCGGTCGTCGAAGACGGCCAGTCCGAACGGCAGCGAGTCGTGGAGTCGAATCGTGAGATGTCCGCTCACGCACACCTCTACGCACCGCTCGGGGTAGTTCTCCATCACGTCCTCGACGACGGCAAGGGGGTCGACGAGCGTCGTCTCCATGCCGTCGAGAATCCGCTCTTGAATCTCGCCCATGTAGGTCGGTGCAATGGCCCACGTGTCGAATCCGCGGAGCGTTTCGGTCTCTCGAACGAGCGAGACGTAGCGGTTCATCGGCCCGTGCGGGTCGCCGCGGCCGGGCGTCGTCACCGTCGCGTCGGCGAACGCCGAGAGCGGAACCGGCGGTACGGCGTCGTCGGCGTCGTCAGCCGCATCGAGCACAGGCGCGAGCAACAGCGCGGCGGTCACTTCCGATTTAAAACTCACGAGCGCCGTCGCTACTGCGCGTCCGGTCTCCGTGAGGCGGAACTCGCTGTCGACGCGCTCGACCAACCCTCGGTCCTCGAACCACCTCGTCAACCGGTGGCTGGTCGCCCGCGAAATCTCCAACTCGTCCTCCAACTCTCGCCTGTCGGCCGCTCCATCTCGGAGCGCTTCCAGCATGGGTGCGCGCCTGACGAGTTCGAGGAACCCGCCGGGGTCCGCCAGTGGCGCGGTGGTCATACGAGAACTACTGTCGGGCCGAGCATAACCCTATCTCGGGAGCGTCGACTTTCGAACGGGCCACCGTCTCAGCGGGTGAGACGCGCTCACCGTCCGCGAAAATATCTCAGATTAATTATAGATTCGGCCGCGCCGTACGGGAACCTGTCCGTTGCAGGATGCGACGACCGGGGGACGACCCCGAAGAGGTGTCTTACCATGGCAACAGAATCCCAACAGGAAGGAACCGTAACGCAGGGCGTCGACGTGGAGAAACTGAAGGCGTTCCTTGAGTTCGCCGAGGCTAACCCCGACGACGTCCAGTTCGGTCTCGAAGCGAAGGGCGTCTACGAAGGTCGGGCGATTCACACGAAGGCGACGACCGGACCGTACACGCTGGGCGGTCAGCGAATCGACCGCACCGCTCGCGAGTATGTCCACCACCTCGGCGGGCACAGAGAGGTCGAAGATGCCGTGGGGTTCGTCGACCCGACCGACCGACAGGAGGTCATCGAACTCGCGCTCGCCGCGCTCTCGGGGTGCATTAACGCCGCCGTCAGCATGAGCGCAATTGCGGCGGGCATCGAACTCGACGAACTCGAAACCAGGGTTCGAATCGCCTGGGACCCGTTCGTCTTCCTCCACCTCGAAGAGATTACGACCGAAGACGGCGACCCAGTCGACATGTTCGGCGACCTCGAAGTTGATATCGAGGCCGACGGAGACGGCCTCGGCGAAGACGAACGCAGCTACCTCGAAGAGTCGGTTGGACGCTCGGCGGTGTACAACCTCGTGACACTCCCACACCGTTGCCGACCGTCAGTTCGCCGTCGGTAACCATCTGTAACCATCGGTAACCATCGGGCGAGTCGATCAGGTGGCACTACTTTTGGCGACGCTTTCGAGGGAGGTCCGCTCAGTCGCCGTCCGGGCGTCGGTTCCGACCCGCCGGGAACGTCGCCTCCAGTTCCCACGCGTTCGCCGAGCGAAGCGCCACGCTGCCGCCGATCGCCGACAACGACACGCCTTCGGCGTCCTCGCAGGTCGGGTACACCCGACTCGTGAGACACCGACGCTCGTTCGCGAACAGTTCTAGCACCGAGCCGTCGACGAAGGCGCGAAGCGAGAGCGCGTCTCCCTCGACGGGCATTCGCTGCTCGTCTTTCGCGGGTGCAGAGTCGTGACTCGACTCCGAGCGGTCGACGACGACGGACTCGCCGTCGTATCTGACGGCCGTTCGCTCCGAGAGCGCGGGCGACTCGAACAGGCCGAGTTCGAACGTCGCGTCCGCACCGAGTTCCACCTCGAAAGCCAGTTCGTAGCTGTTACCTGCGAGGTCGAGCGTTCGGCGCTCGCCCGCCGCCAGCGACGCGTCGCCGGAGAGTGCACTTCGTTCGCGCAGCGCCGCCAGTTCGGCGGCCGGTCGCTGGACAATCTCGCCCTCGGCGACACTGAGCTCCCGCGGAAGCGACATCGCCCCCGACCAGCCGGCGCGCCACTGCGCGTCGAGGTCACGGGCCTCCGGAAGCCATCCCCACGTCAGCACGCGGCCGTCGGGCGCGCGCAACGACTGCGGGGCGTAGTAATCGCCGTAGTCGAGCACCCCCTCGTTCGTCGGGTCGAAGGCGGGTGCGTCGAGGTCCGCCTCGCCGACGAAGTAGATGGTCTCGTCGTAGTTCGACACCTGCAGTAACTGCGTGTCTCCGAAGTCGAGCAGTTCCGGGCACTCCCAGACCGTTCCGGGGTCGGGTTCCTCGCGGCCGAACAGCGGGCCGACGTACTCCCACTCATCGAGAAGCTCGCCGCGGTAGAGGAGGACGACGCCTCCGCCGCCCTGCGCGCCCGCGCCGACGAGGTGGTACCAAACACCGTCCTGCCGCCAGACGCAGTGGTCGCGGAACTCGGCGTCCCAGTCGTTCGTCGCGAGCACTGGCGGGTCGGTCGGCGCCTCCTCGATGACCGGGTTGTCGCCGTGTTTTATCCACGTCCGGAGGTCGCCGTCGGCCGCCGTCGCCAGACACGGGAGTTGCACGCGCCCGCGTCCACCGGTGTAGAGCAGGGTCGGCGTCCCGTCTTCGTCGAGGACGGTACACCCGGACCAACAGCCGTCGCGGTCCGGGCCGTCCGGCGACGGCGAGAGCGCGACCGGTTCGTCGCGCCAGTGGACGAGGTCCTCGCTCGTCGCGTGCCCCCAGTGTATCGTCCCGTGAAATGGGCCGGCGGGGTTGTACTGGTAGAACAGATGGTAGCGCCCGTCGTAGTGGACGAGACCGTTCGGGTCGTTCAGCCAGTTCGCGGGCGCGGCGAGGTGGTAGCCCGGTCGGTGGTGGTCGTCGGAAAGTGCCGCTCGGACGTCGGCGAACCCCTCGGGGTCGGCAGGGCGGTCGGTGAACGTCGGCCGGCGGTCGGCGGCGAGCGACGCCAGCAGATTGCGCACGAACCCGTCTCGGGCGTGCATCTCGTCGTCCCGAGCGTCGAACCGGAGGTGCTCGCCGACGCCGACGACGCTCCCCGCTCCGACACGCCACGAGATGAGCGACTTGTGGCCGACCAACAGGTCGTCGCCGCGGAGCGAACTGCCGAGAACCTGCCCGCGTTCGGGGAGGAGTGTCTCGTAGCGGGCGAACGGTCTTTCGTCGTCCGGCGACGCGACGTGGAACCGCTCGCCGAACGACTCGAACGCCGGGTGGTCGGCGTAGAGGGCTTTGGACGCGAATCCACTCCGCTCGTGAATCTCTTCGACGCCGGTCGCGTCCGGCCGGACGCCGTCGATACCGAGAGAGTCGACCGCCGAGAGCGCGTGCAGCGAGAGTAGCAGTCCGCCGCCGTCTTCGAGAAATGCGTGGACGTGTCGGGCGCTGTCTCGGACCGCGGCGTTCCGCTCGAACGGGGCGTCGCGGTGCCACCAGACGGCGTCGTAGGCGTCGAGGTCGACGCCACCGTTGGCGACGGCGGCGAACGAGACGATATCGGCCGTCGCTGCCGTCGCCGCGCACCACTCGTACGCTGCTCGCTGTTCGGGCGAGCGGTCGGCCACGTACAGACACGCGACGCGTACAGGGATATCCATCCTCTACGACTGGCGTCGCTGAGCGATTAAGCGTTGCCGACTTCGCAGGGATTGCAGCGGAGGCGACTTCGAGCGCTCATATCCGATTTCGTATCGCATTCAACCGTTTATCGACTCACCATCGCGGGTCGGCGAGTGGCCACCTATCGGCGAACGAGACGCGCGGACGCCGTGGATGTCAAGTACGCCTCGGATACCGCGTACGCCACCCACGTACCGCTTCTCCTCCGGCCGATTCGACGGTCGAACCGGTTCCGATAAGTGTCGTCTCGCCTTAGCGCGCGGTATGAACTACCGAACGCTGGGTGATTCGGGAGTGGAAGTGAGCGAAGTCGGCTTCGGCGCGTGGGTCGTCGGCACCGACTGGTGGGGTGACCGGACCGAAGATCAGGCCGTCGAGATGGTCGAGTACGCCCTCGAGCAGGGAATCACGTACTTCGACACCGGCGACGTGTACGGTCACGGCGACAGCGAGAAACTCCTCGGGAAGGCGTTGGCTGACCGCCGCGACGAGGTGACGCTGTCGACGAAGATCGGCTACGACTTCTACAACCACCCGCAGGCGGGCCACGGCGAGTTGCCCAAGCGATTGGATCCCGAGTGGATTCGCACCTGCGTCGATCGGAGTTTGGAGCGCCTCGACGCCGATTACCTCGACTTCCTCCAACTGCACAACGCGAATGTCGACGAGGTGACGCCCGAGGTGGTCGAGACGCTCGAATCGCTCAAGGAGGAGGGCACCGTCGACGCCCTGGGGTGGGCGCTCGGTCCCTCCATCGGCTGGCTCGCGGAGGGTGACCGAGCCGTCGAACTCGACTTCGACGCCATCCAGACCGTCTTCAACGTCTTCGAACAGACGCCCGGTCGACACTTCCTCGACACCATCGCGCACGAGGGCGCGGACACGTCCGTCATCGCCCGCGTTCCGCACTCTTCGGGGCTGTTGAACGAGCAGGTTACGCCCGACACCGAACTGGACGCCGGCGACCACCGAGGGTTCCGTCCGGACGAGTGGTACGAGACCGGCTGGGAGAAAGTTGAGGCGCTGCGCTTCCTCGAACGAAACGACGAGCGAACGATGGGTCAGGCCGCCATCCAGTGGTTACTCAGCCACGACGCCGTTGCGTCGGTGACGCCGACGTTCCGAACGACGGCGGACATCGACGAGTGGGCCGCGGCCTCGGAGACCCCGCCGCTCTCGGACGAAGAAGTCGAACGCGTCGAGGAACTTTATCAGGATAACTTCGGAATCAGCCGCGACGACGGGATGGACAGCCTCCGGTCCTCCGTCGACGGCGCGGACCTGGTCGGCACCGGCAAGCAAAGCGCGGGCTTGTAAACCACCAACCGCGATACGAAATACTCACTCGTTTTCTCACAGAGGTTAGCAGGTTGCGATTGTACGAACCGCATCAGTTCTGATATCTACAGTTGACTTTTACTGGATTCGCTACTACGATCGAATAAAATAACTCGGAACTCGCGGCGTAGGGACAGGGAGACTCTACTGCAACCTACAGAGGGTACGTATCGAGGTTGTAGGTGCGCTCGCGGTACTCGGCGTGGTACGCGGTCGACTGCGACTGAAGCGCATCCCCACTACTATTTATACCCCATTTCGTTCAAGGCCTCAATTATATATTGAAGGCCATAGTTGTATCCATTTGACAGTATGTCACTCATCCTCCATCGCAGGCCGCCGGTCGCCGCTTCGCCGGTCGAGTGCCCCGAACAGCCCTCACTCACCTCCCTCCGCACAACAGAGTAATGTCTTCAGACACACCACAACGCTCGCTCGCGCCGTCGAAAGCTTTCCAACTGCTCGCCGACCCGTGTCGACGTGCCGCACTGTACGTGCTGTTCGACACGAACGAACCTCTCGGCTACGAGCAACTGGTCGACCGGATGCTCCGCCGGGAGACGACGCCGTTTCGCGACCGGCACCGACTCGCTCTCGAACTGCACCACACGGTGCTACCAAAACTGACCGAGTCGACGTTCGTCCGCTACGACGAGCAGACTCGACGTCTGCGCTTCTGCGACCCCGACTCGGAACTCGAACCGTATCTCACGTTCGCACAGTCGATGGATTCCGAGAGGGACCGATAGCGCCGTCCCCCGCGACCCGTCTACCGGCGCAGCCGCCTCTCGTCACTCCCCGTTTCCCTTCGAAATCGGCCGTCGTCCGGCCGTCTCTCCGCGCTCGGCCACTTCCGCCTCGAACTCTCGACAGCCGTCGGTAACTAATACGTTCATCGACGTCGTCAGATGTGGTATGAACGAGCAGAACGTCCACGTGTCAGTTTCGGTCGTCGCCGACGGAGAGACCGTCGGCCGCTTCGACTCCGCCGCCCAATCGTCGGATACTTCGGAATCGACCGCACAGTCGTCGGGCGCTTCCGACTCGGCTGCTCACTCACGGGCTGAATCGGATTCGGTCGACCGGACGGCGGCGGGTGACGCCGAAGCTTCCAGCGCAGCGACCTTCGAGCTGTATCGCGACCAAGCCGACGAGTGGCGCTGGCGGCTCCGCCACGACAACGGCAACATCATCGCCGACGGCGGCGAGGGCTATTCCTCGAAAGCAGCGGCAAAAAAAGGCATCGAGAGCGTCAAAAAGAACGCGGCGGGTGCGTCGGTCGTGACGCACTGAAGGGGTGTTCAGGCGAGGAAGACGTGTCGCGGTCGGTCTGCCAGCACGTCTCGACCCCACTGCACCGTCTCGCGGAACTCGTCGCTGCGGAAGAAGCCCATGGCGTCCTCCTTCGAGCGCCACTGGCTGGCGATGAACATGTCGTCTTCGTCCTCAACGTTCACCATCAGGTCAGTCTCTTGGTGGCCGTCCATCTCGTCTAAGAGGCCGCCGACGGTGGCGAACTTGTCGACGAACTCCTCGCGGTAGTCGGATTTGACGGTGTAGAACATCCCCATGGTACCGAACCCGGACTCTTCGCCCGCGCGCGAAACGATCTCGGGAAGTTCCGAGAGGAACCCGGCGGCCGTCTCGGCGGCGCTCTGCGTCTTCCAGATGCTGACGACGGCCGAACGACCCCGCTCGTTCGCCTCGTAGACGGC
This genomic stretch from Haloprofundus salilacus harbors:
- a CDS encoding glycoside hydrolase family 32 protein — translated: MDIPVRVACLYVADRSPEQRAAYEWCAATAATADIVSFAAVANGGVDLDAYDAVWWHRDAPFERNAAVRDSARHVHAFLEDGGGLLLSLHALSAVDSLGIDGVRPDATGVEEIHERSGFASKALYADHPAFESFGERFHVASPDDERPFARYETLLPERGQVLGSSLRGDDLLVGHKSLISWRVGAGSVVGVGEHLRFDARDDEMHARDGFVRNLLASLAADRRPTFTDRPADPEGFADVRAALSDDHHRPGYHLAAPANWLNDPNGLVHYDGRYHLFYQYNPAGPFHGTIHWGHATSEDLVHWRDEPVALSPSPDGPDRDGCWSGCTVLDEDGTPTLLYTGGRGRVQLPCLATAADGDLRTWIKHGDNPVIEEAPTDPPVLATNDWDAEFRDHCVWRQDGVWYHLVGAGAQGGGGVVLLYRGELLDEWEYVGPLFGREEPDPGTVWECPELLDFGDTQLLQVSNYDETIYFVGEADLDAPAFDPTNEGVLDYGDYYAPQSLRAPDGRVLTWGWLPEARDLDAQWRAGWSGAMSLPRELSVAEGEIVQRPAAELAALRERSALSGDASLAAGERRTLDLAGNSYELAFEVELGADATFELGLFESPALSERTAVRYDGESVVVDRSESSHDSAPAKDEQRMPVEGDALSLRAFVDGSVLELFANERRCLTSRVYPTCEDAEGVSLSAIGGSVALRSANAWELEATFPAGRNRRPDGD
- a CDS encoding DUF1059 domain-containing protein, which encodes MVKEVSCIHAGFEDCAFLVRSENETELIEFVQRHAEETHGVSVSREHVERIAKDV
- a CDS encoding DUF7344 domain-containing protein, giving the protein MSSDTPQRSLAPSKAFQLLADPCRRAALYVLFDTNEPLGYEQLVDRMLRRETTPFRDRHRLALELHHTVLPKLTESTFVRYDEQTRRLRFCDPDSELEPYLTFAQSMDSERDR
- a CDS encoding aldo/keto reductase, whose translation is MNYRTLGDSGVEVSEVGFGAWVVGTDWWGDRTEDQAVEMVEYALEQGITYFDTGDVYGHGDSEKLLGKALADRRDEVTLSTKIGYDFYNHPQAGHGELPKRLDPEWIRTCVDRSLERLDADYLDFLQLHNANVDEVTPEVVETLESLKEEGTVDALGWALGPSIGWLAEGDRAVELDFDAIQTVFNVFEQTPGRHFLDTIAHEGADTSVIARVPHSSGLLNEQVTPDTELDAGDHRGFRPDEWYETGWEKVEALRFLERNDERTMGQAAIQWLLSHDAVASVTPTFRTTADIDEWAAASETPPLSDEEVERVEELYQDNFGISRDDGMDSLRSSVDGADLVGTGKQSAGL
- a CDS encoding helix-turn-helix transcriptional regulator, producing the protein MTTAPLADPGGFLELVRRAPMLEALRDGAADRRELEDELEISRATSHRLTRWFEDRGLVERVDSEFRLTETGRAVATALVSFKSEVTAALLLAPVLDAADDADDAVPPVPLSAFADATVTTPGRGDPHGPMNRYVSLVRETETLRGFDTWAIAPTYMGEIQERILDGMETTLVDPLAVVEDVMENYPERCVEVCVSGHLTIRLHDSLPFGLAVFDDRVGVAVRDPETNALTAFVDSDSSVAREWAEATYEAFESEAVLLENFTKNGVREALANQ
- a CDS encoding OsmC family protein, which produces MATESQQEGTVTQGVDVEKLKAFLEFAEANPDDVQFGLEAKGVYEGRAIHTKATTGPYTLGGQRIDRTAREYVHHLGGHREVEDAVGFVDPTDRQEVIELALAALSGCINAAVSMSAIAAGIELDELETRVRIAWDPFVFLHLEEITTEDGDPVDMFGDLEVDIEADGDGLGEDERSYLEESVGRSAVYNLVTLPHRCRPSVRRR